GACTCGGTTCGCGAACACCCCGACGGCGGGCTCGTCGTCCTCGATTACAAGGCGACCCGCGCCCGGAAATCGATCGAGGAGAGCCACCAGCTCCAGCTCTACGTGCGGGCCTGCCAGGAACGGTTCGACGAACCGGTGACCCACGCCGGCTACGTCTACGTCGGGGAGGCCGGCCCCGACACGCAGCTGTTCGAGGCCGCCGAACTGGCCAAGATGTGGGAGTCGCTGCTCGAGGACGTCCGGAGTGCAGAGCGGTCGGCGTTCGAGAACTACACGCCGGGACCACACTGCGAGTACTGCAGCCACCGGTCGCTTGGCTGTGCGCCCGACGAGTTCGCGGACGCGGACGACCACAGCCTCCGGTAGGGTGTCGCCGTCGGCGTCGAGTCGAAGACGACCGTTCGATCTCCCGTTACTCGTTGTTGGGGTTGCTCGGGTGGTAGTCGGTGTCGTACTCGCCGGGCTGGTCGTCGACGCGGTCGGGATTGATCCGACCCGACAGCAGCATGAAGTCCACGAGGGTCAGCGCGAGCATCGCCTCGACGACGGGAACGCCCCGCGGCGGGAGGACGGGATCGTGGCGGCCGATAACCTGCTCCTCTTTGAGCTCGCCGGTCTCCCAGTCGGCCGTCTGCTGGCTCTTGGGGATCGAGGTCGGCGCGTGGAGGGTGACCTCGCCGTAGATCGGCTCTCCCGAGCTGATCCCGCCCTGAATGCCGCCGTGGTCGTTCTCGACGGGCGTCGGGTTCCCATCGGAGTCGAACTCCCAGTCGTCGTTTCGCTCCTTGCCCGTCCACTCGCGGGCCTCGCGGCCGAGCCCGAACTCGAAGGCCGTCGTCGCGGGAACGGCCATCATCGCCTGGCCGAGCCGCGCCGACAGCGAGTCGAACCGGGGCGCGCCCAGTCCGACCGGGACGCCCTGCGCCTCGAAGTAGATCGAGCCACCGATGGAGTCGCCCTCCTCCTGGTACTGGGCGATCAGCTCCTGCATCTGCTCGGCGGTTTCGGGGTGGGCACAGCGGACGTCGTTTTCCTCGCTGTGCGCTTTGATCTCCTCGAAGCTCACCTCGGGCGCCTCGATATCGCCGATCTGGTTTACGTGAGCCTTGAGCTCGATCCCCTCCTGCTCGAGGAGTTTCTTCGCGATGGCGCCCGCGGCGACCCAGTTGACCGTCTCCCGGGCCGAGGAGCGGCCGCCGCCACCCCAGTTGCGGGTGCCGAACTTCGCGGAGTAGGTGAAGTCGCCGTGGCTCGGCCGAGGTGCGGTGATGAAGGGTTCGTACTTGCCCGAGCGGGCGTCCTTGTTCTGGATCACCATTCCGATCGGCGTCCCCGTAGTGTAGCCGTCCTGGATCCCCGACTTGATCGAGACGTCGTCGGGCTCGCCCCGAGAGGTCGTGATCATCGACTGGCCCGGCTTGCGTCGATCGAGGTCGGCCTGGATATCCTCCTCCGAGAGCTCGAGGCCAGCGGGACAGCCCGAGACGGTACAGCCCATCGCCTCCCCGTGGCTCTCGCCGAACGTGGTCACCTGGAAGAGGCGACCGAAGCGGTTGCCGTTCATTGCCACTCTCTCGGTAGCGCGCGTACTTATGGGTGCAGGATTGGCGCAAGTTCGATCGGGCCGATCGCTCGAGCGACGTCCTCGATCCGGTTCGCCGACGCGAGGACGCGATCGCCGACTCCCGTCGTTCGCTGGCAGCTGCAAATAGTTTCATACTTCTTGAGTGTATCGTCTTCGTATGGGTGGGACGTTACGAGATATGGGTGACCGGACGACGCCTGCCGAGTGTGCCGCGATCGAGAGTCGAC
This genomic window from Natronococcus occultus SP4 contains:
- the aroC gene encoding chorismate synthase, which gives rise to MNGNRFGRLFQVTTFGESHGEAMGCTVSGCPAGLELSEEDIQADLDRRKPGQSMITTSRGEPDDVSIKSGIQDGYTTGTPIGMVIQNKDARSGKYEPFITAPRPSHGDFTYSAKFGTRNWGGGGRSSARETVNWVAAGAIAKKLLEQEGIELKAHVNQIGDIEAPEVSFEEIKAHSEENDVRCAHPETAEQMQELIAQYQEEGDSIGGSIYFEAQGVPVGLGAPRFDSLSARLGQAMMAVPATTAFEFGLGREAREWTGKERNDDWEFDSDGNPTPVENDHGGIQGGISSGEPIYGEVTLHAPTSIPKSQQTADWETGELKEEQVIGRHDPVLPPRGVPVVEAMLALTLVDFMLLSGRINPDRVDDQPGEYDTDYHPSNPNNE